One genomic segment of Polyangiaceae bacterium includes these proteins:
- a CDS encoding VWA domain-containing protein, producing MTKLDKEQLSRWRLVLGNGTQSEFDKLGGGRCALTADELLMDEALAAIYDETEGGSEGGRSAGLGASAPRLAKWLADVRTYFAEDVVTVIQQDAIERRGLKQLLFEPEMLANVEPSVALVGTLMSLSGQIPERTKETARMVVRAVVEQIKQLLEQRIRQAVAGALNRNEHSPIPHVASLDYKWTIGRNLKNWDPVRRCLVPERVYFFSRAQRSNNWRVIVDMDQSGSMAESVVYGSVMGAIFASLPALDTRVVAFDTEVVDLTEKCGDDPVDMIFGVQLGGGTDINKSVAYCQQFVQEPSQTLFILITDLYEGGNQAELVRRMEEMVASGVRVICLLALSDSGVPSYDEHLARRLAALGVPCFGCTPTRLPELIEGALRGADLMDLAKRVQSASKS from the coding sequence ATGACCAAGCTGGACAAAGAGCAGCTTTCGCGCTGGCGCTTGGTGCTCGGCAATGGCACCCAGTCGGAGTTCGACAAGCTGGGCGGCGGCCGCTGCGCCCTGACCGCGGACGAGCTCTTGATGGACGAAGCCCTGGCTGCCATCTACGACGAGACGGAAGGTGGCTCCGAGGGCGGACGCAGCGCCGGACTTGGCGCATCGGCGCCGCGCTTGGCGAAGTGGCTAGCGGACGTGCGCACGTACTTCGCCGAAGACGTGGTCACCGTCATTCAGCAAGACGCCATCGAGCGCAGGGGTCTGAAGCAGCTCTTGTTCGAGCCGGAGATGCTGGCCAACGTCGAGCCCAGCGTTGCACTCGTTGGCACCCTCATGTCGTTGAGCGGACAAATCCCGGAGCGCACCAAGGAGACGGCGCGCATGGTGGTGCGAGCGGTGGTGGAGCAGATCAAGCAGCTGCTCGAACAGCGCATTCGTCAGGCCGTGGCCGGCGCCCTGAACCGCAACGAGCACAGCCCCATCCCCCACGTGGCGTCCCTCGACTACAAGTGGACCATCGGGCGCAACCTCAAGAATTGGGATCCGGTACGCCGCTGCCTGGTGCCCGAGCGCGTCTACTTCTTCAGCCGCGCGCAGCGCAGCAACAATTGGCGAGTGATCGTGGACATGGACCAGAGCGGATCCATGGCGGAGTCCGTCGTCTACGGCTCGGTGATGGGCGCCATCTTCGCGTCGCTCCCTGCGCTCGATACTCGCGTGGTGGCCTTCGACACCGAGGTAGTGGACCTCACGGAAAAATGCGGCGACGACCCTGTCGACATGATCTTCGGCGTGCAGCTGGGCGGTGGCACCGACATCAACAAGTCCGTCGCCTACTGCCAGCAGTTCGTCCAAGAGCCTTCGCAGACGCTGTTCATCCTGATCACGGACTTGTACGAAGGTGGCAATCAGGCGGAGTTGGTTCGCCGCATGGAGGAAATGGTTGCCTCGGGCGTGCGTGTGATCTGCCTCTTGGCCCTGTCCGACAGCGGCGTACCCAGTTACGACGAGCACCTCGCGCGGCGCCTAGCCGCGCTGGGCGTCCCGTGCTTCGGCTGCACTCCCACGCGCCTGCCCGAGCTGATCGAGGGTGCGCTAAGAGGTGCGGATCTGATGGACCTCGCGAAGCGCGTTCAGAGCGCTAGCAAGAGCTAG
- a CDS encoding DUF5682 family protein, whose protein sequence is MVQVFGTRHLSPAGAWHVRAFLGRVKPTLVQIEGLSDANELIEHICDRRTRPPVAILAYTQAVPIRTIVYPLARYSPEYQAMAWALEHDVEVELIDLPSDIFLGLAVREHDAESESKEVEAPRKSTYDAIAERFEEPSYTTYWERHFEHNLADDSYRSAALELGRGLRELEAGKPRDFAENLVREAFMRRQVEKAVARGHSPERIVVLVGAFHAPVIDRSIPAMTDAEFEKLPRAETKLTLMPYSYFRLSSQSGYGAGNHAPAYFEMLWDSMQAGEMDHLAANYLSQIVRHLRKGGTSRSTAEVIEGVRLARTLSALHSGQAPTLLDLQDAARTLIGHGQASVIGDARARVEVGTEIGELPPGVSQTSIQLDFAEQLRRLKLEKYKTTVKTELALDLRENRRAKSEDAAFLDLNRSFFLHRLAVLNVGFAKPVPLDDRGASYKEMWQLQWTPESEIELVEAVLLGETVDLAASYAFKQRLEGCGNAADAARIVRQACDCGMPKTADAARATVQALAATTSDFVTIAQAASELARVIRYGDVRQFDREPLMPLVSELFVQGVLALPQAAKCDNQSAGGVRSALSDLDRVAVENDELVDEELYLSELSALSAADDLNPLLSGYSCALLLERNLIDTAELSREVSRRLSPGVDADLGAGWFEGLASRNRYVLLSRLGLWQRLADYVASLDGEEFRRALVFLRRAFGSFSIPEKRTITENLAECWGVGKDELSQELERPLTEAEESKLEELGDFDFEDL, encoded by the coding sequence ATGGTGCAGGTCTTCGGCACACGCCACCTGTCGCCCGCGGGCGCGTGGCACGTGCGCGCGTTCCTCGGTCGCGTGAAGCCCACGCTCGTCCAGATCGAAGGGCTGTCCGACGCGAATGAACTCATCGAACACATCTGCGATCGTCGTACACGTCCGCCCGTCGCCATCTTGGCGTATACGCAGGCCGTTCCCATTCGCACCATCGTGTATCCACTGGCGCGCTACAGCCCCGAGTACCAGGCCATGGCATGGGCGCTGGAGCACGACGTGGAGGTCGAGCTCATCGACCTTCCGTCGGACATCTTCTTGGGTCTTGCGGTCCGCGAGCACGACGCGGAGTCAGAATCCAAGGAGGTAGAAGCGCCGCGGAAGAGCACCTACGACGCCATCGCCGAACGTTTCGAAGAGCCGAGCTACACCACGTACTGGGAGCGGCACTTCGAGCACAACTTGGCGGACGACAGCTACCGCTCCGCCGCACTGGAGCTGGGCCGCGGTCTGCGGGAGCTGGAGGCCGGCAAGCCCCGGGATTTTGCCGAGAACCTGGTGCGGGAGGCGTTCATGCGACGCCAGGTGGAGAAGGCCGTCGCGCGCGGGCACAGCCCCGAGAGAATCGTGGTGCTCGTGGGCGCGTTCCACGCCCCTGTGATCGACCGGTCGATCCCCGCCATGACGGACGCGGAGTTCGAGAAGCTGCCGCGGGCGGAGACCAAGCTCACGCTGATGCCCTATTCTTACTTCCGGCTCTCGTCGCAGTCCGGCTACGGCGCCGGCAACCACGCTCCCGCGTACTTCGAGATGCTGTGGGACTCGATGCAGGCCGGCGAGATGGACCACCTGGCGGCGAACTACCTGTCGCAGATCGTGCGGCACTTGCGCAAAGGCGGCACCTCACGCTCCACGGCGGAAGTGATCGAAGGCGTGCGCCTCGCTCGCACGCTGTCCGCATTGCACTCCGGGCAGGCGCCCACGTTGTTGGATTTGCAGGACGCCGCCAGGACGCTCATCGGCCATGGGCAGGCTTCGGTGATCGGAGATGCCCGCGCACGCGTGGAGGTGGGAACGGAGATCGGGGAGCTGCCCCCCGGCGTGAGCCAGACCAGCATCCAGCTGGACTTTGCGGAGCAGCTCCGGCGTCTGAAGCTCGAGAAGTACAAGACCACGGTGAAGACGGAGCTTGCGCTGGATCTGCGGGAGAACCGCCGGGCGAAGAGCGAAGACGCCGCGTTCTTGGACCTGAACCGCAGCTTCTTCCTGCATCGCCTGGCCGTGCTCAACGTCGGCTTCGCCAAACCCGTACCCTTGGACGATCGCGGCGCTTCCTACAAAGAGATGTGGCAGCTGCAGTGGACGCCGGAGAGTGAGATCGAGCTGGTGGAAGCCGTGCTGCTCGGGGAAACCGTGGATCTGGCTGCTAGCTACGCCTTCAAGCAGCGCCTGGAGGGTTGTGGCAATGCCGCCGACGCCGCGCGCATCGTGCGCCAGGCGTGTGACTGCGGCATGCCGAAGACCGCGGACGCGGCGCGGGCCACGGTGCAAGCTTTGGCCGCGACCACGAGCGACTTCGTGACCATTGCGCAGGCGGCCTCGGAGCTAGCGCGGGTGATCCGCTACGGCGACGTGCGGCAGTTCGATCGCGAGCCGCTGATGCCTCTGGTGAGCGAGCTGTTCGTGCAGGGCGTGCTGGCTCTTCCGCAGGCGGCCAAGTGCGACAACCAATCCGCCGGGGGCGTGCGCAGTGCGCTCTCCGATCTGGACCGCGTGGCGGTCGAGAACGACGAGCTGGTCGACGAAGAACTGTACCTCTCCGAACTCTCGGCGCTGTCAGCCGCGGACGACCTGAACCCGCTGCTCAGCGGCTACTCCTGCGCGCTGCTCTTGGAGCGCAACCTAATCGACACGGCGGAGCTCTCCCGCGAGGTCAGCCGACGCCTCTCTCCCGGAGTCGACGCGGATCTGGGCGCCGGGTGGTTCGAAGGGCTCGCGTCGCGCAACCGCTACGTGCTGCTCTCCCGCCTCGGTCTGTGGCAACGTTTGGCGGACTACGTCGCGTCGCTGGATGGCGAGGAGTTCCGGCGGGCACTCGTGTTCCTGCGTCGCGCCTTTGGGAGTTTCAGCATCCCAGAGAAGCGCACCATCACGGAGAACCTGGCGGAGTGCTGGGGGGTGGGCAAAGACGAGCTGAGCCAGGAGCTCGAGCGCCCCTTGACGGAAGCCGAGGAATCCAAGCTCGAAGAGCTGGGGGACTTCGACTTCGAAGACTTGTGA
- a CDS encoding SUMF1/EgtB/PvdO family nonheme iron enzyme: MLAGRGRGEPRAARLGSRLRLRPAAPLARVSLLFITCLANACSSDESSQGGALIVDAGHDAVADATAEVGVAEGGFPESGADAAVSDGEVGPCPADMEPVGSACMDRYEAPNTPGGLPLVMFSFDEAEAWCVARDKRLCFDDEWALACGGNGMQKYPYGDVQEPGTCTDDKLWKLYDQTKLNGWPFTVSTPSIASLEQLLAEAKAKSPTAAIAADHVQALYQAEPSGSKPGCVREYGVFDLTGNVEEWTRRRDGGTPSFHGNLKGRYWAETRTCQNNIITHGDGFRFYEIGFRCCSDLAPSP, from the coding sequence ATGCTGGCAGGTCGTGGCAGAGGGGAACCGAGGGCAGCTCGTCTCGGATCGAGGCTGCGCTTGCGCCCAGCGGCGCCCCTGGCGCGAGTGTCGTTGCTCTTCATCACGTGCCTCGCGAACGCCTGCAGTAGCGACGAGTCGTCGCAGGGCGGAGCACTGATCGTCGACGCGGGCCACGATGCTGTGGCCGACGCCACTGCTGAAGTCGGAGTCGCCGAAGGCGGCTTTCCGGAGAGCGGCGCGGATGCCGCAGTGAGCGACGGCGAAGTGGGGCCCTGCCCGGCGGACATGGAGCCCGTGGGCAGCGCATGCATGGACCGTTACGAAGCGCCCAACACACCGGGCGGGCTGCCCCTGGTGATGTTCTCCTTCGACGAGGCAGAAGCGTGGTGCGTGGCACGGGACAAACGGCTTTGCTTCGACGATGAGTGGGCGCTGGCGTGCGGCGGGAACGGGATGCAAAAGTATCCCTACGGCGATGTACAAGAGCCCGGCACGTGCACTGACGACAAGCTCTGGAAGCTCTACGACCAGACCAAGCTCAACGGTTGGCCTTTCACCGTATCGACGCCCAGCATCGCGAGCTTGGAACAACTGTTGGCGGAGGCCAAAGCCAAGTCCCCCACGGCGGCGATCGCGGCGGATCACGTGCAGGCGCTGTATCAGGCGGAACCGTCCGGCTCGAAGCCGGGCTGCGTGAGGGAGTACGGCGTGTTCGATCTCACGGGCAACGTCGAAGAATGGACGCGACGCCGCGACGGAGGCACGCCCTCGTTTCACGGCAATCTGAAGGGGCGCTATTGGGCGGAGACACGCACCTGTCAGAACAACATCATCACTCACGGTGATGGCTTCCGCTTCTACGAGATCGGCTTTCGCTGCTGTTCGGACCTCGCGCCTTCGCCGTAG